The nucleotide sequence AGCTTGGGCAGCAAAAGGGATGCGCGTTGGCTATCTCTCGCAAGAACCAGAACTCGATCCGGCCAAGGACGTCAAAGGCAACATCATGGATGGACTCGCCGAAACTCAAGCCATCTTAGATAAATTCAATGCCGTCAGCGCGCGCTTTGCAGAAGAGCTAAGTGATGATGAGATGACGGCTCTTTTGGATGAGCAAGCAGCCCTTCAGGAACAAATTGATGCCGTAGATGGCTGGGAAATTGAACGAACTGCTGAAATTGCCCGTGATGCCCTCCGTTGCCCACCCGGAGATTCGGATATTTCCAAACTCTCAGGTGGTGAAAAACGCAGAGTAGCCCTTTGTCGACTCTTGTTACAACATCCCGATATTCTTCTCTTGGATGAACCTACTAACCACCTGGATGCAGAATCTATTGCCTGGCTTGAGCGTCACTTACAGGAATACACTGGCACTGTCGTTCTGGTGACCCATGATCGTTACTTCTTAGACAATATTACCCAATGGATTCTCGAAATAGACCGTGGCGAATGTATCCCCTATGAAGGCAACTATTCTGCCTGGATTGAAGCTAAGCAAAAACGCCTCTCTGTTGAAAACCAACAGCAAGCCGCCCAAAAGAAAGCTCTAGACCGAGAACTAGACTGGATCCGCCAATCACCGAAGGGGCGCCAAACCAAGAGCAAAGCCCGTGTTTCTGCCTATGATACACTGTTGGCAGAATCTAAGAATATTTCGACGAAAGAAGCCCAAATTGTTATCCCGGCAGGACCTCGTTTAGGAAGCATGGTCATAGAGGCCAAAAACATTTCCAAAGGATTTGACGGAACATCTCTTATAAATGACCTTAGCTTTCGCCTTCCCCCAGGCGGTATCGTGGGTGTGATAGGCCCCAATGGTGCTGGAAAAACGACTCTCTTTAAAATGATTACAGATCAAGAAAAACCTGATGGGGGATCCTTTGATGTGGGAGACACAGTCCAATTAGGCTACGTGGATCAGTCAAGAGATACCCTGTCTGCTGATAAATCCATTTGGGAAGAGCTGTCCAATGGCCTAGATGAAATTGAGTTGGGAAAACAGTCAGTTTCCAGTCGTGCTTACTGTTCTTGGTTTAACTTCAGAGGACCCGACCAGCAGAAAAAAGTCGGTTCCCTATCAGGGGGGGAGCGCAATCGGGTTCACTTGGCCAAGATTCTTAAGTCTGGCGCAAATTTACTATTATTCGATGAACCCACTAATGACTTGGACGTAGAAACACTTCGCGCCCTTGAAGAAGCCCTTCTCAAGTTTGCCGGTTGTGCTGTCGTTATCAGCCATGATCGGTTCTTCCTTGATCGTGTAGCCACACATATATTGGCATTTGAAGGTGACGGCCACGTTGAATGGTTCGAAGGCAACTTTGCAAGCTATGAAGAAGATAAGAAGCGACGCCTAGGAATCACTGATGAAGATCTTCGACAGGGCAAATATAAACGCCTTAAGCGTGCTTAGGGGAAAATCAATCTTGTCCTTTCTTGTGTTTCACGATAGCTTTATCGAGGAGTTTTGCAGTTGCCGAAGTAGCTCAGTTGGTAGAGCAACGCATTCGTAATGCGTAGGTCGGAGGTTCGAGTCCTCTCTTCGGCACCACCCGGTCCAGGGTCCATACCGGAGAGAAAGGTAAAAGATTATACCGAAGACATGGGTAACTCATTTTCCACCAGGCTTTTGAAAAGTTTTTTCTTTCCTTTTTAGGGAATCCTGGTAAATGTTAGAACCATGATTAAGTCACTATATCTTTACCTTCTGGGCCTATCTCCCTTTTTGAAAGGAACATACATCGGAGGGCTTTTCTTAGGCGCTCCTCTAATGGGGATGCCCATTACGGGATTGGTGTATTTGTCAGCTCTCTTTTTTAGCTTTTGGACTGGCTTGGCAGTGGCCTTCCTTGGATATTTTGCTAGCACTATCCTCTATTACGAGATGGCTCAGAAAATATCTAAAATTAAGTTTGTCGAAGCCAGGTTAGAGAGAATAATCAATCGTCTCCCAAAAATGATTAAAAATCCCGATACGGTTACCATTGCGCTGTCAGCCATGATTTTTCCCTTCTTGTTTATGGTGCTCAGCCTTGGGCTCATGAAACAAGACCGATTGAAAGCCTATACAGGGATTTATCTTGGAGGTCTTCCCGCCTTTATTATTGCCTATCAAGCAGGTGCCATCGGTCAAAATTTTGTTCTAGAATATAACCAAACTCGATTGATTCTTTCCGGTATTCTCATTACGGTATGCCTTGCTGTACATTTCCTTTTCGTACGACGTGCAAAGAGAAAGTTCAATGTTTAGAAAAATTTACTTCCTCCTTCCCGTTTACAATGAATCCAAAAGCATCCATGACCTGCTCCTTAATATTGATGCTTTTTCTCAAACCATTTCCCCTTCAGTGGAAAGCATCGTGATCGACGACTGCAGCAAAGACGATTCCAAAAAATGGATTCAGAAAGCAAAAAATAATTTGAAAAATATCACCCTTACAGAAATTTTTCATACTGAAAATCAAGGACTTAGAGGCGCCCTAAATTCAGGGTTCGCTCATCTTTCAAATCAAGTCTCTCACGATACAGCGGTGATTACGATGGATGGGGATAACACCCACAACCCATATTTGGTCCGGGAAATGATAGAGAGACTAGAGCAAGGGGCCGACATGGCTATTGCATCTCGGTACTGCCCTCAATCGCGCATTAGTGGTCTTCCCAAACACCGTATATTCCTCAGCCAGGGAGCCCGACTTTTGTACAAAATATTTTGGCGAATTCCCGGTGTGAAGGACTATACCTGCCTGTTCCGTGCTCATTCAGGAGAGCTCCTGAAAAAGTTCTATAAATGTACACCTGCACCTTACTTGGAAGAAAAAAGTTTTGCCTGTACCACAGAATTGCTAGCCAAGTTAAATAAGGCTGCCCCCACCATTGTGGAGGTCCCCATGATTCTCAAATACGGGAACAAGTTTTCTGCCTCTAACGTGCAACTGGGAAGAACCATTTTGTCCTCCCTCCAAATTCTGACGCGTAAAGCTTAACCATGAAAATTTTGACAGTTTTTGGCACGCGGCCTGAAGCCATTAAACTCGCACCAGTGATTCATCAGCTTCAAGCAACCCCTGGCATCCAAAATGTGACTTGCAATACAGGGCAGCACACCACCATGGTAGATCAAGTCATTCAGATTTTTGGACTACGTTTGGATTACGATTTGCAACTCATGCAACCCAATCAGACTCTCCCTCAACTTTCCCAACGGGTTTTAGAAAAATTCACCCCTATTCTAAAAAAAGAAAAGCCTGATTACATCCTAGTCCAAGGAGATACGACAACGGTATTTATAACCAGTTTAGCTGCTTTTTATGAACAAATACCCGTTGCCCATTTAGAAGCCGGACTTCGCTCAGGAGACCTCTATTCTCCCTGGCCTGAAGAAGCTAACCGCGCCCTTACATCTGTCTTAGCAAAAGTTCATTTTGCCCCGACAGAACCCGCTCGTGAAAATCTGCTTAAAGAGAATGTCCCAGCAGATACAGTCCTCGTAACCGGAAATACGGTTGTAGATGCGCTCCTCTTTACAAGTAAAAAAATAGATATGGATTCTGTTCTACGGCAGAAATTAGAACAAATGCTGCCTCCCATAAATCCCAAAAAGAGAACAATCTTAGTCACCTTACATCGTCGGGAAAGCCATAGTGGTGGCATAGAAAACGTATGTAATGCCCTCAAAGAATTGTGCCGACGCCCAGATGTGGAAATTATCTTTTCAGTGCATCCCAACCCCAATGTTCAAAAAACAGTGGAAGAAACATTGGGTGGGCTTTCAGCTGTCAAACTCATACAACCACCACACTACGAAGCCTTTGTATATCTTATGAAGCACGCCTATTTGATTTTAACTGATTCGGGAGGCATTCAAGAAGAGGCTCCCTCATTAGAAAAACCGGTCCTCGTTGCCCGAGAAAAAACAGAACGGCCTGAAGGGATAAAGGCTGGCTGCAGCATTCTTGTCGGCACAGAAACCCAGAACGTGTTGGAAATGATCCAACGCTTTCTAGACGACAAAGAATATTACACCCAATTCGCAAAAAGTAAAAATCCCTATGGCGACGGGAATGCCTCTAGTCGAATTGCAAAATTCTTCGCACAATCATGACTGAAAAATTATTCTCATTTACCTTTTATCTCACTGTTCTAATGCTCATTTTGGGCTTGCCAATTGACACGTGGTGGAAGTTCTCTGTCCTTGCCACGGGCCTTTCCGCAGCCCTGATATTTGGGCTTCATCTATCACAAAAGAAAATCCTGTACGCATTAGGAATCTTGATGTTGCTCACTATGGGAAAGTGGGCTCTTCCCATAAGCTATCTGGATCAAGGAGGCAACGTCTACATTCCAGAAGCACCTTTTGCTAAGTCACTTCCCCAAGCAGTTGAGGAATTTTCGACTCAAGAATTTCAGAGGCTCTACCCAACACACAACATTTCATCAGATGGATGGACCGATGCTTTTCTCGTTGAAAAATTCCATAAAGATTCGCCCTTGTCTCGCCGTATTCAATCTATTGATTTTTCCAATCGGCATGAGCTTCGCTTTGGCGCTTTCAATAAGAATATTTACAATACCTACCATGATATGATTCCAAAACGGGAATTCCTCCCCTACGTCTTGCATATTCAACTCCCAAAAAACCTTGCCCAAAGCCCCAGTACAAAAATCTGCTGGAAAGGAATTCTCTACCTCCCCACGAAAGATGGAAACCTTGAACAAACGACGTCCTTGGAAAACAAATGCATTTCGACTCACAATCCTCAGATAACATCCTTCTATGCCGTAGATATTGATCCAGAAACTCCTCTTGCGCTCCACATTCAAAAGCCCTTCTCCCATGCCATATGGGATTGGGCTGAGTTGGCTTTGATCATTCTCGCTACTTGCGTCCTGTGTGGGATCCTCATACCAATTGGAACCCCTCTACACTCTCTCCGATCAGACACCAATTATCGTCGAAAAACGATCATTTTGGGACTTTCTTTTCTACTTTCCATAGGCGTAGCCTTTCTCTATCGACCCCTTTTTCAAACAGGTTTTCTCCTCTTAGAGGGAGGAAATGACGGACTTAGCTATTCTACTGCAGCGCGCTATATCCTAGAGTCACTCTATACCTTCCATTGGCAGGGAGTGTTCCAGGGATCCGAAAACATATATGATCTCATGCCCTGGCATCGTTATTTCTACGCTTTAAATCTTTACCTATTTGGCGAAACACACTTGGGTTACTTTCTTATTATCTGTTTCTTTCCATTTGTCATTTTCGGACTTTTGGAGAAGATACTCTCCCCCAAATGGAGCTTTTGGCTTACCTTAGCCTTTCTAATCGCCCCGATTTTCGAATCCTTTGGGTTTGCCCAATTCTATATGGTTCGACTCTGTATGCGTGGATTTTCAGAACCCCTTAGCTATTTTTTCTTCCTAAGCGCAGTCTCTTTGAGCCTTCCCCTCTTAAAAAAGCTCCCAGAAAAAGATATACTTTCCCCGTTGTTTTTTACTGGACTCCTCTTTGCTTTCTCCGTTGGAATTCGCCCCAATCTTGCCGTTGGTGCCGGTGTATATATATCTCTTCTGGGACTAATTTTACTTTTGAAACAAAGGGTTGCAGATATCTTAAGCCTAGCCGCAGGATTTAGCCCCATTCTCTTGATCCCAATTCACAATTATGTCTTTGGCAATCAACTCGTGCTATTTACCATTGCCGCACAGAAGGTAGAAAATTTAGCCATACAGCCCAAAGATTATATAACCCTCATTAAAGTACTCATGGATGGCCATTGGCCTGGACAAGAGTTGTTTAAAATATGGCATCACCTAACAAGTGAGGTTCCCTTCTCCCGTTTTTGGCTCTATTTTGCCCTCTTGATAAATGGATATATTTTGTTTTGGAAACGTATGCCCTATTACGCAAAAGTTATCAGCGCGAGTGGACTCGCTCAATTTGCCATAACCTTTTTTTACCGGACAAATGGACGGTATAGCTATCTCCATTGGACACTTTTGTTATTAGGAATTTTTCTGTTTGTGAAGGAAGTGAAGCTTCATCATCGGTTTGACTGGCGCCGAAAGTCCAAAAAAGTCTCAGCGCGTCTTTAAAACCAAACAATCGTGATGATTCGAGGTTAAAATTTTACAAGCCCTATTTGCGCGTTCTTGATGCAGACCAACCAATCGCGCTCGATATAATGTTCCTTTCTTTCCTTTCAAAGTGGTCACATATATTTGGGACTCTTTCAAATGTGTATTGTAGCTTTTCAACATTTTTTTTGCCTGACCTTTGGCAGCAGAATGCTTCGAATAAACTCCCACTTGTACAGCCCAATTTCGAGAACCAGTGCTCTCCGCTGCATGGGCCGTTGATATGATGCTAGGCAATTTAAAGGAAGAAGCCTCCCTTGGCTTTAAGCGTGGAGACGGTAAATTCTGTACAGAGGCTATACGATAAGGATCAGAGTGAGGTTTTTTCTTGAATCCTAACTTAAACAAATTTCTGATTTTTTTATCCCGTGCCGATTTCGTGTGCTCCCCCATAACCACGACAATAAGCCTCGTATCTCCTCTTAAAGCAGATGCAGCAAGATTAAAACCTGCGGCATTGGTAAAACCTGTTTTAATGCCATCTAGTCCTTGAATCTTTCCCAAGAGCCTGTTGTGATTTTTATGATGAGTACCTTTATACTTGAAGGCACGGGTCGCAAACCATTTGTAATAGTTGGGATGAGTGTGAATCAGTGACTTTGAAAGACGTGCCATATCTCTTGCTGTAGACTTTTGCCGCGAATTGGGAAGTCCAGATGCATTCCTGTAGTTGGTTCGATTCATCCCCAGTTGCCGAGCCTTATGATTCATCATCATGGCAAACTTTCCTTCAGTTTTCCCCAAATGCTCAGCAATTACGACAGCCACATCATTGGCAGATTTTGTAATGAGTCCCATGACGGCATCACGAACTGAAAGACTGCTACCTACCCTGAGACCAAATTTAGAAGGTGGACGATTTGCAGCATATCTAGACACTTTTAATTTGGTGTTTAGTGATAATTTTCCAGCTTTAAGGGCATCGAATACAAGATAGAGAGTCATCATCTTAGTCATGGAGGCCGGGTGGCGTTGAAGATCTGATCTCTGCTGATGAATAACGCGTCCTGATCTAGCGTCCATGACAATAGATGCCGAAGGCAGGTTCGCCAAGACATTTTGTGGAAGCACTGCAAAAAGCATACCAACACATAAAAATGAACAAATAAGATTCTTAACCAGTCTTCCCCCCATCGAAAACACCCTACCCCTGTCAGTTTTTCGAGTATATACAAATAAAGTGGTCAATTTCTTATTATCCTTAACCTACATGATACCAAAAAATAAGCATTTTGTCACGAATCAGTCACCTATTCTGATATCCTAAAATCTACAAAAAAATCAATACGAATTGCCAGATATTGGCATAAAAACTGTTTAATCAAGCTAACCCTTCAAAAATAGAGTCATTTTTCATGGCCAACTGAAGCTTATGAAAAGCTCCAACTTCAATTTGACGAACACGTTCTCGAGATACACCCAACTTTTTAGACAAGATCTCTAAGGTTTCTGGTGGATCCTTAAGACGTCGACACTTTAACACCTCAGATTCCCTCGGTGTTAGTCCCTCAAGTGCACGAGTTAAAAGGGCATATCGCTTTTGGTGCTCATCTTCATGAAGCAATTTTGTTTCTTGGTTTTCCCTCTCGTCTACGAGCCAATCTTGCCACTCCTCCGTGCCATCTTCTCCATGGCTTTTTATGGGAACATTTAGAGACACGTCTGGCTGCAAAAGTCGTCGATTCATGCCTAAGACTTCTTCTTCTCTAATACCCATATTTTTAGCAATTTTCTTAGCTTCTGCAGGCGTTAAATCCCCCTCATCTGCCGCTTTGATCTCCCGCTTTAGGCGTTTAAGACTAAAAAAGAGACGTTTTTGACTGCTTGAACTGCTTACTTTGACCAAAGACCATGATTTTAGGATATATTCCTGGATAGTAGCTCGAATCCACCATACGGCATATGTTGAGAGGCGGAATCCTTTTTCAGGCGCAAATCGTTTGACGGCATGCATCAAGCCAATATTACCCTCAGCGATCATTTCTCCCATGGGCAGACCATACCCCCGATAACCTCCAGCAATTTTGGCCACAAGCCTCAAATGACTTGTGACAAGCTCGTGGGCTGCTTTCTTGTCCTGATGTTCAATCCAGCGCCTAGCAAGAGTATACTCTTCATCACGCTCTAACATGGGGAATTTCTTAATTTCCCGCAGATAATGTGATAACGAGCCTTCACTGGCTACACTGGGAACTTCAAACGATTTATCCATGACCCGAACTCTATACAAAACTATTCTCTAAGTATAGGAAAACTTCAGTGCTTAAGGCCTTTCAAAAAGATCCTTTTCACATCGGAGAAGTTACTTTGATCAATGATTATAATGGATTGTTGCCCATCTGTTTTCTCGCTCACCCGCAAGAAAATCTTTTTATCAGAAGTCTGCATCTCTAAAATGTGGCTTTCTTCGGGCAAAAGCACAACTGTTTCTTTAGCTTCAGAGGTGTCAATTGTCGAGACTTCTAACTTTTTGTAGAGTAATATCCCAAGACCAGTCGTTCCAAAGAGAATAAGGATCCCCATGCCTATGACTAAAAGTTTTAACGCCTTCACTATTGAGTCTCCTTAATGGCCACTGCCGACATTCGTACCTACATCATTCCCGAAGAGTTTGCGGGTAAGAGGCTGGATCAAGTCTTAGCAAAAGCTTGGCCTGATCTATCTCGCACACGCCTAAAGGCCCTCATACTGGCTGGACAACTTCAGAAAGACAAAGGCATCATAGGGGACCCATCCCATAGGGTCAAATGCAGAGAACATTTTGAAATTCATATTCCACCACCTGAAGATCCTATTCCCAAGCCAGAAGCCATTGAACTTGATGTGATATTTGAAGATGACCAACTTCTTGTCATAAACAAACCCGCTGGTTTAGTGGTTCATCCCGCCCCAGGCAACCCCAATCGGACCCTTGTCAATGCTCTTCTAGCCCATTGTGGCGACTCTCTCTCAGGCATCTCAGGCGTCAAACGCCCCGGTATCGTTCATCGACTGGATAAAGAAACAAGTGGCCTAATGGTGGTTGCTAAAACAAACGAAGCTCACCACTTCCTTTCTGCCCAATTTGCCAACCGAGAACTTAGTCGCACGTACCAAGCCCTTGCCTGGGGCATCCCAAGAACCCTCAAAGGGACCGTGGAAGGCAATATTGGGCGTCATCCTCGAAACCGAAAAAAAATGACCGTTCTGACACGAAGTGGTAAATCCGCCATAACCCATTATAAAACGACCAAAAAACTTGGGCAATTGGCCTGTCTAATAGAGTGTAAACTGGAAACAGGCCGCACCCATCAGATTCGTGTCCATCTATCCCATATAGGTCATCCGATCATTGGCGATCCTCTCTATGGCAAGCGACCCCAAACTTCTCCTGTCACTAAATTGCTGCTAGCTATAGACTGGCCAAAAGACCGCCAAGCCTTGCATGCCACGCACCTTAAGTTTATCCATCCAACAACCAAAGAAGAAGTGGCATTTTCCTGTCCTCTGCCCAAAGATATGGAAAACTTACTCAAAGAACTATCCTGCATTTCAGATGAGAAAAAAAGCCGCTAAACCCTATGGTAAACGTTTTTCAGTAGGTCATCATTAAAATTTGACACAAACAATGGCCACATAAATGGCAGCATAACGGCAACATATGATATACTGAGATTTTGGGGAACTGGCCTCAGAGCCAGTGTTACAGGATAGATTTTATATGGAGGGATTAAAATGTTGTACAAAAGCTTATTAACAGTCGCATCACTCATGATTTTGGGTGCTTTTTGGCCTTCAAGTGGAGCTATGGCTTACGAGAAAAAAGAAGATTTAACTTCACTCGATAAATACATGTTAAAATCGGCAGCGGAAATGGGAATGGGAATGAAGGGAGAGGGAATGGAAGTAGGAGAGGAAATGGAATCGTCTGAATCTTCCGCAGAAGAATGAGAATTCCATCTTGACTCCTAAGGAAGGATTCTAGGATCGTAAGTGGCCAATTGGGCCATGACGGTGTGATTTCGTGACAAACGCGAGTTACGCGTGCAGTAGATAAAGCAAAAAAATTGCCCAATCCTGCGCAGTCCGAGTAATTCTTCAAAATTTAAACAACAAAATGTTGCATTTAAACTAGTAATCTTCCCAGAAATCTCCTAAAATTGGAGTGTAGAAAAGCGCATAAACTCACAGGGAAAAAAATGATTTCTACAGTAAAAAAGTCACCGCTAGATGAAGTTGCTTTGTTGCTTCCCAAGAAAAGTGGAAAAAAACAAAAGTCCCTGGTGGATTTTATGTACCAGTTATTAGAAAATACCAGTCATGGTGATTTAGAGCAATTAGGCACAAAAACCCTGGCATCGTTAGCCGATGATTTTTATCACTTTGCTCAACAACGAAAAGCAGGAGAAGAAAAAGTTAAGGCCTTTATTCCTGATGCCAAGAGGTTCCCTAATTTAGCTAACAGTACTGTTATTGAAGTCGTCCATGATGACATGCCTTTTCTCGTAGATTCTTTGACCAGTGAGCTGCAAAGGCATGATCTTACGATCCGACTCACCATCCACCCCGTCATAAAAATCGAGAGAACCGCTGGGGGAGCAGTCCAAAAAATTCTAGATCGCAGAAATGCTTTAGAAAAAGATCATTTCGAATCTTGCATCGTTATTGTATTGGCCGAAACTCTTTCCAATAAAAAATTAGACGACATTAAATCAAATATTGTGAAGGTTCTTAAAGATGTTCAGAAAAGCGTCCGAGACTGGGCCGCCATGCGCTCTCGTGTTCTAGAAGCCGAATATATGGTTGAACAGAATGCCCTACTGAATTCAGATAAGGATAGAGACGAAGTGGTCGAATTTCTACGCTGGCTGAGCAATGACCATTTTACGTTTCTGGGCTATCGCGACTACACTTTTTCAAAAGCTAAAGCAGATCCAGATCTTATCTCAAGTTTGGGTTTCTTATCTGACACTCATCGTAGACTCTTCAAAGGCAATAGCGACTTTCTGAGCCCTCAATGCCAAATAGGAAAAAAGTGCACTCTCTCAGATGTTTTGATGATTACTAAAACCATCTGTCGTTCTACCGTTCACCGAAACGCCCCCATGGACGTTATCCGACTTAAAAAATTCGATGAAAGTGGAAATGTTATTGGTGAAATCCAGTTCGTTGGACTATTTACCTCAACAGCTTACAATAGAAGTCCGAGAGACATTCCGCTCTTGCGACGTAAGGTACGTCAAGTCCTGAAGAAATCAAGTTTCTCCCCCCAATGGCACGATGGAAAAGCGTTAATACATATCTTGGAATCCTTGCCCCGGGATGAACTTTTTCAGATGACCAACGAGAATTTGTACGAAGTAAGCATAGCTATTCTTCACTTGCAAGAGCGACAACGCCTCTCCCTTTTTGTGAGAGAAGACCCCTTTGAGCATTTTATTTCCTGTCTCATTTATGTCCCTCAAGACCGCTATAACTCCGAACTTAGAGAGAAAATGCAGGAAATTCTCGAGGCGGCTTTCCAAGGTCCCATTAGCTTTTGGCAGTCCCAACTGGGAGATCTCCCTTATGCACGCGTACACTTCATTATTACACTCTCGCCGGGAGCTCTCCCTAAGTACGATACAAAAGAACTTGAACAAAAACTATTTCAAGCTTCCCTGTCCTGGAAAGATCTCCTAAAAGAGCAGTTTATTGAAACATTTAGCGCTGGAACTGGTCGTGAATATTTTCGACACTTTGCCAAAGCGTTTCCAGTTCCATATCAATCTAGATATGGAGCACAAACTGCTACAGAAGATGCTTTACGGATTGACGAAATCTCTGCAGATGCCCCTCTCTCGATAAAAT is from Alphaproteobacteria bacterium and encodes:
- a CDS encoding glycosyltransferase family 2 protein, with translation MFRKIYFLLPVYNESKSIHDLLLNIDAFSQTISPSVESIVIDDCSKDDSKKWIQKAKNNLKNITLTEIFHTENQGLRGALNSGFAHLSNQVSHDTAVITMDGDNTHNPYLVREMIERLEQGADMAIASRYCPQSRISGLPKHRIFLSQGARLLYKIFWRIPGVKDYTCLFRAHSGELLKKFYKCTPAPYLEEKSFACTTELLAKLNKAAPTIVEVPMILKYGNKFSASNVQLGRTILSSLQILTRKA
- a CDS encoding D-alanyl-D-alanine carboxypeptidase: MGGRLVKNLICSFLCVGMLFAVLPQNVLANLPSASIVMDARSGRVIHQQRSDLQRHPASMTKMMTLYLVFDALKAGKLSLNTKLKVSRYAANRPPSKFGLRVGSSLSVRDAVMGLITKSANDVAVVIAEHLGKTEGKFAMMMNHKARQLGMNRTNYRNASGLPNSRQKSTARDMARLSKSLIHTHPNYYKWFATRAFKYKGTHHKNHNRLLGKIQGLDGIKTGFTNAAGFNLAASALRGDTRLIVVVMGEHTKSARDKKIRNLFKLGFKKKPHSDPYRIASVQNLPSPRLKPREASSFKLPSIISTAHAAESTGSRNWAVQVGVYSKHSAAKGQAKKMLKSYNTHLKESQIYVTTLKGKKGTLYRARLVGLHQERANRACKILTSNHHDCLVLKTR
- the ettA gene encoding energy-dependent translational throttle protein EttA, whose protein sequence is MSAPQYVYVMKDLQKVFPGGREIMKNVWLSFLPGAKIGIIGINGSGKTTLLRIMAGIDKEFNGEAWAAKGMRVGYLSQEPELDPAKDVKGNIMDGLAETQAILDKFNAVSARFAEELSDDEMTALLDEQAALQEQIDAVDGWEIERTAEIARDALRCPPGDSDISKLSGGEKRRVALCRLLLQHPDILLLDEPTNHLDAESIAWLERHLQEYTGTVVLVTHDRYFLDNITQWILEIDRGECIPYEGNYSAWIEAKQKRLSVENQQQAAQKKALDRELDWIRQSPKGRQTKSKARVSAYDTLLAESKNISTKEAQIVIPAGPRLGSMVIEAKNISKGFDGTSLINDLSFRLPPGGIVGVIGPNGAGKTTLFKMITDQEKPDGGSFDVGDTVQLGYVDQSRDTLSADKSIWEELSNGLDEIELGKQSVSSRAYCSWFNFRGPDQQKKVGSLSGGERNRVHLAKILKSGANLLLFDEPTNDLDVETLRALEEALLKFAGCAVVISHDRFFLDRVATHILAFEGDGHVEWFEGNFASYEEDKKRRLGITDEDLRQGKYKRLKRA
- a CDS encoding RluA family pseudouridine synthase encodes the protein MATADIRTYIIPEEFAGKRLDQVLAKAWPDLSRTRLKALILAGQLQKDKGIIGDPSHRVKCREHFEIHIPPPEDPIPKPEAIELDVIFEDDQLLVINKPAGLVVHPAPGNPNRTLVNALLAHCGDSLSGISGVKRPGIVHRLDKETSGLMVVAKTNEAHHFLSAQFANRELSRTYQALAWGIPRTLKGTVEGNIGRHPRNRKKMTVLTRSGKSAITHYKTTKKLGQLACLIECKLETGRTHQIRVHLSHIGHPIIGDPLYGKRPQTSPVTKLLLAIDWPKDRQALHATHLKFIHPTTKEEVAFSCPLPKDMENLLKELSCISDEKKSR
- the rpoH gene encoding RNA polymerase sigma factor RpoH; translated protein: MDKSFEVPSVASEGSLSHYLREIKKFPMLERDEEYTLARRWIEHQDKKAAHELVTSHLRLVAKIAGGYRGYGLPMGEMIAEGNIGLMHAVKRFAPEKGFRLSTYAVWWIRATIQEYILKSWSLVKVSSSSSQKRLFFSLKRLKREIKAADEGDLTPAEAKKIAKNMGIREEEVLGMNRRLLQPDVSLNVPIKSHGEDGTEEWQDWLVDERENQETKLLHEDEHQKRYALLTRALEGLTPRESEVLKCRRLKDPPETLEILSKKLGVSRERVRQIEVGAFHKLQLAMKNDSIFEGLA
- the wecB gene encoding UDP-N-acetylglucosamine 2-epimerase (non-hydrolyzing) translates to MKILTVFGTRPEAIKLAPVIHQLQATPGIQNVTCNTGQHTTMVDQVIQIFGLRLDYDLQLMQPNQTLPQLSQRVLEKFTPILKKEKPDYILVQGDTTTVFITSLAAFYEQIPVAHLEAGLRSGDLYSPWPEEANRALTSVLAKVHFAPTEPARENLLKENVPADTVLVTGNTVVDALLFTSKKIDMDSVLRQKLEQMLPPINPKKRTILVTLHRRESHSGGIENVCNALKELCRRPDVEIIFSVHPNPNVQKTVEETLGGLSAVKLIQPPHYEAFVYLMKHAYLILTDSGGIQEEAPSLEKPVLVAREKTERPEGIKAGCSILVGTETQNVLEMIQRFLDDKEYYTQFAKSKNPYGDGNASSRIAKFFAQS